The following nucleotide sequence is from Salvelinus sp. IW2-2015 linkage group LG26, ASM291031v2, whole genome shotgun sequence.
TGGATCCCCTCTCatttgtgacctcatgaaggcctaagagagagagaaactcattaGAACAAAGAGACTATAGGCAGGGTTTAATGTTACGGTCATGATTTACAGTATGTTTAGCTCTGTCTGACATGTTATACAGCAGGGTTGACAAAGTACTGGGTGCTTTCTCTAGGACAACTACAGCTCTTtgatcacagagagagaacagtatgtTGGTGAATCCACTTCATTCTCTTTGTCATCCTAAAACAAtctgataaacacacacagtgactgtCTATACGCTTGCCTAGCATGGCTATGATTTCCCCTATGAAGATCCATGTTGCACGGATGGATTCACTGATCAAAATAGTGCCTAACTTGTTGGCAGTGTGTGAAGATGTTTTTCTGTGTGACACCTACAAAACATGTAGCgtttttaaaaatcaaaatacAAATTATAGGCCTACATTCTTTGAATCCTGACTGAAAGATTTGCTTGATTGACACAGACTCTTGTCTCTCTGTGGTTCTTTGACAAGGACACAATCTTTCTTGCTGGAAGGTCCTTTCATACAGGCAAAATCTTCATCTGAttgaacaaaaaataataataatccaaaacCTGGGGCTTTGACATTCTGTAACAGttgctatcatcatcatcatcattcccaTACCATCATCAAGCTCCATCAAGTCTGAGTAATTTAATTGATTCTTGGCTCTGTTGACAAGAAAAAATAGTCCTCATTCATCACACTCAAATGAAACAGTTATCATAGTCTTTGCGGCTGGGTCGtgccatgtcatttcagcaagccatgacacccaccatctcagattgttctgaaatcgtttctgtagttagaaacagataaaatTAGCATTCCTGCTACATTAttatgttgaaatataatttgatctgagaaattaagtttattgattgcacccaaattggccgtTTTAAGTTATAGGATgcatataatattaaataaaGTACCTAACATCCGAGTTGGACaaaacttttttctaacaatgtgTTAGACATGAGGTATCCAAAGAAAAggtcaaaagccacccacggaccccgaacccccccccacaccaatccTAACCCAACAacaagtatacagtatcagttctctatctCTGACAAGTAGCCTGGTATAGAGCTGCGGCTCAGAGTACTGTTCTCAGTGAATTTMGTGTTTTTTCcccgttcagagaaattagtGATTGACGTTGTTAGatttatgtcccatcctacatcctgatattaccagctTCTGATCCCccaatgttaaagggatagttcacccatacAAAATGACATTGTTTTTCTTACTCTGTAAGCAGTTTATGGACCAGGTATGACAGCaaccatgctttggtttagttaaCCTGGTCCTTGTTtgaaatgctaactttttagcatttgtggcacaaatccaatgcaagtcattggtacctatattagcattttcacacTTCATATCCAAATAATCTATAAGTAGCATCATTGAGTTGcaatcaattttagatactttAGGATACTTCGAACATGAAGcgtgaaaatgctaatataggcACCATTGACTTGCATGGTTGCTGTCATACCTGGTCCAtaaactgcttacagggtaataaaaacaatgtcattttgtatgggtgaactatccctttgtggccaacaaaaccaaagcatgggttgctgtcataccttgtccatagactgcttacagggtaagaaacaaatgtacatttgaaatttgggtgaactatccttttaagaTTGAGGTGGATCTTTAAACTTGTTTTACCTAATGGCAgaaacagcaccatctagtggtcagggTGTAGTATGGGACATTAACCTaacttcaatgactaatttctctgaaaaggggggaaaaaaacatttgcaatttcactgggaatacattacataggatgaagaaacaattctcagagccgcagctccatactaaTGTCAGacacagagaactgatactgtatagctagctaacgttagttgctaAATGACGTGTCTCAAGTCTCTTAACAGTTTACAAACTATAACGAATGAATACTGAATAACTTAGCTAAAAGACCACATTGAAATAAGTACTTGATTACTTATTTCAAGCTATCCAGCGACAAACTGAATCTGGCATATCTATATTGTGTTTCTGTTTAGGTGATTCGTTCtttttttgtgtacatttttGTGACAAAATGTTGAAATATATAACCTTACTGTTAATGACAATGGAAAACCATTATTCGACTAATAAGATATAAAACTCTATATGGTTACACTTGTGTGTcctacatttacaaaaaaacgaAAGTTGTATTTCAAAAGCCCAGCTAGCTCAGTTGTGTCAATCAGATGATTGTCCAAACAAGGACACTTACACGGGCGTCAGTTTACATCCACAAAATACTAATGTACAGGTAAAACTAGACTTCTCCCATCTTTATTCTTCTGAAACAAATGTATCACGGCTGCAGTATGATTAGTGTCAATATTGTTGCTATTGGTTGCACTAAGCTAGGCACCGACCACTGCAATATTAGCTACTATTGCTAACTAGCGAAAGCTTTAGTTACGTAACCTGACGCATAATGACTAtatacaatacatgaccaaaggtatgtggacacctgctcgtcgaacatctcattccaaaatcatgggcattaatatggagttggtccccctttgctgctataacagcctcctctcttctgggaaggctttccactagatatggaacatttctgcggggacttgcatccattcagccacaagagtattcgtgagtttgggcgattaggcctggctcgcagtcagcgttccaattcatcccaaaggtgtttgatggagttgaggtcagggctctgtgcaggccagtcaagttcttccacaccgatctcaacaaaccatttctgtatggaccttgctttgtccacaggggcattgtcatgctgaaacaggaaagggccttccccaaactgttgccgcaaagttgtaaacacagaattgtctagaatgtcattgtatgctgtagcgttaagatttcccttaactggaactaaggggcctagcctgaaccatgaaaaacagcaccagactattcctccaccaaactttacagttggcactatacattggggcaggtagcgttcttctggcatcagccaaacccagattaatctgtcggactgccagatagtgaagtgtgattaatcactccagagaacgcgtttccactgctccagagtccaatggcggcgagctttacaccgctacagccgacgcttggtattgcacatggtgatctcaagcttgtgtgcggctgctcagccatggaaatccatttcatgaagcttccgacaaacagttcttgtgctgacgttgcttccagaggcagtttggaactcgatagtgagtgttgcaacccgagGACAGATGACTTTAtgcgctacatgcttcagcacttggtggtcccattctgtgagcatgtgtggcctaccacttcgcggctgagccgttgttgttcatagacatttccactttacaataacagcacttacagttgaccggggcagctctagcagggcataaattatttggaaaggtggcatcctatgacagtgtcacgttaagtcactgaactcttcattaaggccattctactgtcaatgtttgtctatggagattgcatggcggtgtgctcgatttaatACATCTgtaagcaacaggtgtggctgaaatagccaaatcgactcatttggtgtccacatacttttgtatatagtgtaaTACCTAACGTTAGCTGAAGGGACCAATGGGGCTAACACATTAATGCTTATTGTTTTTACTAGCTATCTAGGTATCTGTCAGCAATAATCTGAACCTTGCATGCCTGGTAGTTAGTTAAATGATTCTATTTCCAATTGATACTAAATGGCCCCAGGCTATTTCTGTAGCCAGCAGATCCGACCCGGTTGCTTACAGATGCTCTAGGGTCGGACAGGCTTCCTGTGTAGATTAAGATACTGCAGAGCCGGCGCGAGATATTGCCTGGAAACGTACCTCACTCCAGGGATGAGAAATACGTTGTACtccgaattgtcccattatccaACTATTACACCGAGAAGATTGAACGACTACTCGTTTTTTTATCAGTCGTTCAATCTTCTTGGTGTAGTAGTTGGGATAATGCAACAATTCGGAGTACAACACATTTCTCATCCTTAGATTGAGTTATGTTTTCCAGGCCATATCTTGCGCCGGCTCCACGGGGTCTTAATCTACACTGGAAGCCTGTCAATCAAACCATGATGGCCACGCACAGAGACACTCGTGTTTAAGTCGCGTTAATAACACTTTCGTGTGGGTATTTTGTCTCATATTTCCATCCGAATAACATTAAAGTCAGCGGACAACATTCTTGCTAGTAAAAGGACTGTTAGGAATTTTTTGTCGTATACGTTCGAGAGGAAGGAAATTCCACACTGATTGGAAAGTGGCAAAATGATAGTCTGAGATGCATATCTGGTATACATGACACAGGATGTGATTGCATTCTTATTACTGTACATATACTCACTACTCTATTCATTTTCATTGGTTTATAACTTCTTTCATCTGCTTTCAGCtgagaaaatgaagaaaaacaaggGAAAGGTGAACACCACCACTGAGAAGGAGTTTGTGTTTCAGTTCAGGGCAGGGAGGAATGTCTGTGTCCTCAAAGTACCTCTGCAATTCCCTGTCCAAGaaaatgtcagtgatcttcatggACGACTTATGCTGCTGCACAAAATACCTTGCTTCGTTGAGAATGGTGAGATTTCCATTTAACTAAATAAAATGAAACTTTGTCACTTCTAATTATCCACACATACCTTTTGGTACTAATCATTTCATGTATACTGGTTTAGAACTGAAGAGCACACTGTCCACCTTTATTGAGAGTGAAACCATCCAGGACTATGACAGAGAAGCAGAGTTGGCCCTACGGAAGCTGACAACAGGAGAGGTGGACATCAACCAGCTTACAAACACATGGGCAAAGGCCTACTCGGAGGTAAAAGCAGAACTCAAAACCAAAGACCATGTTTAGAAGCATATTTTCATATTAACTTGTTTGTCCCTAAAGCTTCTAACCCCGTCCCTGCTTCTGTTCTCTCGCTTCTTCTCCCTGATCCCTCGCTTCTGTCTGATAGTGTCGCACACGctgattataattattttttttcattCCCTTATGTTGTTCACCTCACATTACAGAAGTGGATGACACTGTTGGATATATGAGACTACAGTGCAATCTGTATTCTTATGCTATTTTCTGTATGGAACAATCCAACTATCTGAAAGATGAGCTAGAGAAGTGTTTGCATACTGTGCCTCCTGATAATATgattatctcccagtgtctgagtTGTGGTCATAGATCATTATATTGATACAGAAAGTCAGTGAGTCACAGACAGTTGACTGCTCCTTAAGTTTCGGAAACAATATATCAAATTAGATTGGAAAGATTTGCTAAAAGTTCTTGGGAGTTGCCAAGATGTAGTGTTTGTCTTTGAGTTGCAGCTCATCAATTTTATACAAGCAAGACCTGCGTCATCTGTCTGACAGTTTGAAGGGGAATGTAAATCATTAAAAcatctgtggtctgatgagagagATTTCTAGACATGGTGGCTTTTACTTTAAATGGATGAAAGCGGAAACTCCCTTTGAAACAGAATATCTtccctattttattttattttttgtcttttaaaGTCAACAAGATCATCGGCTTCATGCACTTCAAAGTTCTGGAKTTAAAATTCTGCTGCCACTTGCTCAAGGACTTGTAAAAGTAAACAAGGCTGCCCCTCCAATAAAGCTTGGTTGCTCACTGCTGTGATGTGTACAGGGTAACCATTAACATTTTACTGCACTAGCACAGAAATACTCATGGATGCTGTCCAGTGTATTTGAAGGAACTGCGATGGTCTTTTTAATGTATATCATGTTTGTTGCGTAAAGATCCCTGGACTTGTATTAATAGAGGAAGTGTCTAAACTTTTCTATGCCCATTCTAAATATGGCACAAGTACAAGGTCCCTCTCGTAGCTTCCCCTCTATTACGTTTGTTAAGGAGAATCACCTCTTGCTTTTCACGCTGTCCACTCACAATTGTTGACCGGGTCTTTCGTACAGCACAGTCACTCACTTTTTCACTTTCTACAATTTCCTCTGATCTACTGAACAATGTCTTCCTGTGATTTTCCTTTACTCTCAAAAGATTACTCCCACACGCCATCATCCTCTTTTCCTTGTTCCTATTTAGACCACGCTGGAACATGCTCGTCCTGAGGATCCCTGCTGGGATGAGGACTTTGCAGATGTTTACCACGAGCTCATCCACTCCCCGGCCTCTGACACCCTGCTCAACCTGGAACACAACTACTTTGTCAGTGTCTCGGAGCTCATCAGTGAGAGAGACATGGAGCTGAAGAAGTTACAAGAGAGGTTGGTATGATCATAGAGATAAGTCCTCAATTGCAAAGGAGCCAATTAAGTRATCGTAGTTGAAGTTAGTTTCATATAACAAATGCCTAATGCGTTTAGCATTGTTCTGTTTTTCTCAACTCCCAGACAGGCAGCAGAGATGGACAAAGTCATGCAGGAGCTGGGAaagacattgactgaccaggatGTAAATGCATTTGCCTCTCAACACTTCGATGCCCAGCAGGTAAGACACCGAACCAGTCAGTTTGGCCGTTTGAGCTACAAGCATTGCAATGCTCTATGCACAGAGCTACACAGTCATGAATATTCACGATTGGTGATTCTTCTCTCTGGTCAGGTGCTGGAGAACAAGTGGGCCAATGAACTGAAACAGGTGACTCATATTCAGAAGCAGGAGTATCAGGAGTGGGTGATCAAACTGCACCAGGACATGCAGAACCCCAATAACAGCACTAttaagtaagagagagagagagagtgtatgtgtgtttgcgtgcttGTGAATGCATATGTGCAGAAATGTACTTACTCTCAAGTAGCTTTTTAGGGGGGTGCAAATCAGCAGGTTTTTTTCTGTTCCTTGAAATCCAACTAACACTTTCAAGGCTCACAGTGAAGCAACATTGGTTAAATCAAGATAATGAGTAGTCGAGTCAGGTGGTTAAGTGCTTGGATGGGAAAGAAAGCCTGCAGACACAGTGGAATGACATCTGCACACACAGCAGCACTTTCAAATGCACGCGCAAGAGGCATTGAAAGAGCATCCTTGCTGATTTTTTTGATGTTATATATGGTTTACTCCTTTTTATGTGCAGTTCGTCAGTCCCAATGCATCTCATCTGGGGTTTGTTTGATAgaatttatttgacaatttgtaAAATACATACATAAGGGCGCTCCAGCTGGTGACGCCTCCACATACAATTgaagaaaatcatcaaggataacaccaTAAAGCTTAACAGCTTATTTTCATCCTGGTCCTTTtgaagagggaaaggggaagggggAATACAACAAGGTTAGGCGGGGATTGTAATGACaacagacaatgacaaacacaatggttgtttgtttcacaacatCCGATAATTAATAGAATTTCCGTTCCTGATAAACAACTATGGACAGGTACATCTTCCTTGTCTCACATACCCTTAAtatataaacaatatatatatctatacacaTACACAAGACAGTCACAATATAATAAATAACAGGCACCAAAAAGGCAGACCCTATGCTATCCTGGGAATGTCCCTCTCTGCCACCTACTTTAATCTTACCACTCACTTTAGAGACAAGCTACTATTGAGCCATTTTTTCAGTGAGAACTTGATACTACCTATGGAtgttatacatttaaaaatgattcGGAAGATTATTCCAAAGAATGGCAGCCGAGTATACATTTTTTTCCCCCTATACCACTTTTAAATCTAAAAGGAACAACATCAGTTTCACTCCTTCTAGTTGAATAGTTATGGTTATCCCTTACTAAGTTAAGGTAGTTACATAACTATCTGGGGACCATACTGTGGACAATCTTATGTACAAGACACAATTTTATCTGAGCAACTCTCTGCTCCACTTTAAGCCATCTAAGGCTTTCAAAGTGGGAGCAGTCAAGATGCGTAAGTGCTGGAAGTTTAAGAGTAATCcttgttttaataaatgttttaatatcTTGGGGGCACGATTGTACCAGGAAGAGCTTGCATAGTTGAAGTGGCACTGAACAAGGGCCCCTGCCAATGTCCCCATTGCATTCTTATCCAAATATTTGGAGGTTCTTGCCAGGAATCTAATTTTATGGTTCACTTTGGCGAAAACATTTTGTGCCATGCTCTCCCGTCAGATGGTTATCTTTGTAGCCCTGTGTCCACTCAtcttccagatctgtttgtgctgtttagCCAACTTCTATGCTCATTGGCGTGGGCAAGACGGCAGacacaggtctgggacaaggctaGTCATCTTGTAAACCCTGCCCTTTACAGTGTGAGGTTGTGTTTGTCAGTGAGGAGATCAAGGTGCAGCCCAGTCAGCTGACAGTGGAGTCTGAGCCTGGGGCCAGGCTGTATGAGGAGCAGCGACAGCTGGAGGAGAGCTTCACTATCCACTTAGGTAATATACTGTCTGTGTCCCCATGGAAACACTGCTGCCTGGTCCAACAAGCCCATGATAAAAATGAACCCTGATGACAGCCACTGGATTTATACTTTACTTCCTGACATCGTAAAATATAAAGACGTCCCATACGTGTtgagtgtatatttttgtttgtttctgatGTATTTTGACGGTGTCGTTCCTGTGGTGCCGTCCAGGTGCACAGCTGAAGACCATGCACAACCTGCGGCTGGTGCGGGCAGACGTGCTGGACTTCTGTAAACACCGTCGGCATGGCAGCAGCGGGACCAAGCTGCGGCGGCTGCAGACTGCTCTGTCGCTCTACTCCTCGTCCCTGTGTGGCCTGGTGCTTCTGGTGGACAACCGGGTCAACTCCTATAGCGGCAtcaagagaggtgagaggtcaaggGCRAAGGGTCAGTGGTCAACATTAAGCAGGATACCACACTGTTAGGCCCTGTTAGTTACATGAGAGTGTAAAACCCATTTATCATTACTGAATCAATTCATTCTTTCTTATTGCCATGACCACATATGAAGATGTTTGGCTTGAGGACACCAGTGAGTTAGATGTTTGAGCATGATGATAGCTCATAAAGGTTTTGTCACAGTCAGAACATACGCCAACCCCTAACCTTCATAAACATTGTAAGAGTCCtcatcatgtgtttgtgtgtgttttccagacTTTGCCACAGTATCTAAGGAGTGTACAGACTTCCACTTCCCTCGGCTGGAGGAGCAGCTGGAGGTGGTCCAGCAGGTGGTGCTTTACGCCCGGACTCAGAGGAGCAGCAAGCACAAAGTTCAGCCGGgtgagtcagtcacacacacaccaacaggggtgaaaatgattggcacccctgttttcaatacatcCCCTTGTGaagataacggcactgagcctttttctaactGTTTTATgaggagaacacattgggagggatgttagaccattcctccatacagaatctttccagatccttgatatccttcgtctgctcttatggactgccctcttcaattcaaaccacagattttcaatggggttcaaatcCGGAAACTGAGATGGCAAtagtaaaatgtacattttttttgtggtcaattaaccatttctttttggattttgatgtgtgcttgtcttcctggaagatccacttgcagccaagttttagcctcctggcagaggcaaacaTGTTTTTGGCTGAAATGTCCTgctactgggtaaagttcatgatggggctcccgagtggcgcagcgYtctaaggcactgcatctcagtgtcaCTACAGAAACTGGtttgattctaggctgtatcacaacaggccgtgattggtagtcccattgggcggcacacaattggccaagcatcgTTAGGATTTGGCCGGGTTaagccgtcattataaataagaatttgttcttaactgacttgcctagttaaataaagggtgaatcatttttttgttgttcaccttaaaggtccaatgcttTGTTTTTATCTCAGTCAAATCATTCCTGGGTAACAATTGAATTATCctactgtgattatttattttaattttaaatgaaaacaaacaaaaatagtttcttagcaaagggcaatttctcaagcaagaattttgctaaaactgggagtggtctgagtggggagggtgaAAACTAagaattagctgttattggcagagtggTTTGGAACGCTCttgcttattggtctattaactaatttaccgcactaaaagggcattgtaaatttcacagtattattccaaataatactgtgaaatacactacatgatcaaaagtttgtggacacctgctcgttgaacatctcattccaaaatcatggggatTAATGTGGATTTGgtcccccccttgctgctataacagcctccactcttctgggaaggctttccattgctgcggggacatgcttctattcagccacgagcatttgtgagttcgagcgattaggcctggttcacagtcggcgttccaattcatccccaaggtgttcgatggagttgaggtcagggctctgtgcaggccagtcaagttcttccacaccgatctcgacaaaccatttctatatggacctcgctttgtgcacggggaattgccatgctgaaacaggaaagggccttccccaaactgttgccacaaagttggaagcacagaatcgtctagaatgccattgtatgctgtagcattaagatttcccttcactggaactaaggSgcctagcccgaaccatgaaaaacagccccagaccattattcctcctcctccaaattgtacagttggcacaatgcattggggcatgtagcgttctcctggcattcgccaaacccagattcctcgcgtcggactgccagatggtgaagcgtgattcatcactccagagaacgtgtttcccctgctccggagtccaatggcggcgggcCTTACACCACTCAAatcgacacttggcattgcgcatggcgatcttaggcttgtgtgtggctgctcagccatggaaacccatttcatgaagctcctgatgaacagttattgtgcWgacgttgcttccagaggcagtttcgaACTCTCTAATGAGTTTTGCAACCAAGAACAGAAGATTTTttcacgcttcagcactcggcggtcccgttctgtgagcttgtgtggactaccactttgcggctgagccgttggtcctcctagatgtttccacttcacaataacagcacttacagttgaccagggcagctctagcagggcagaaatttgacgaactgacttgttggaaaggtggcatcctatgactgtgccacgttgaaagccactgagctcttcagtaaggccattctactgccaatgtttgtctatggagattgcatggctgtgagctcgattttatacatccgtcagcaacgggtatggctgaaatgacagaattcactaatttgaaggggtgtccacatacttttgtgtgtaagAAAATCACGTTTTTTACTGCACTGGTTCTTTAACAAGGGCCAATGACCCATGGAAGCAAAAAtaaccccataacatcaaaggttattttctgcatatgcatccttctttcgatgccaaacccaccaccgGTGTGCGTggtcaaagagctctattttcatgtcatctgaccataacaccggttccaatccaagtgtccAATGCcctttagcaaactccaggtgtttacattttgttggatgacatgaaaatataatTCTTTGGTCAGGATGATTGAGTGATGATGTAACAATGGCATATATATGGTCCAGTTAGAACAATGTTAAAGATACTGGCCCAGTAAAGTCATGTTTGAACAAGGGCAAAGTAAATGGCAAACTAGACATATGTGTTAGAGATTATGTCAGGAGGAAGGACAAGGCTCTTTTGACATCATTGCCAACGTGTGTTGTCGGAAACCTCTGTCAAGATCCGTATAACAATCCCCATTGAATGGCTGTTTGAGTGGAGAGCTATCAGAGAGCTGAGTATGGAAACAATCCTCCTGGCTATCAGGCCTTATTTGGATGGGCCTGTGAAATCTGTTGCTATTGTCATTTACTTCCTGAAAAGGCATGTTTGCTCACACGATTTCCATACAGGAAATTCTGAACTCCTCTCTTGTTTTCCTTTTGACAGAGGTTCCTAAGAATGGAACTAATAGTGAAGATAAAAACAAAAATTTGGAAAGGAATCCCTCCAATATCTTACCAGGTAAAGTTGACTGAATACATGGTTTTGACTAATTCTTTAAGGGACGAATCCTGACTTTGTGCATTGTGAACATTTTACTTagagatgcactatgcagaaaacgctatgccatttcctggttgctaaaattctaatagtttgcaaaATTTCtgattgtgacaaaacaagcaagtacagtGTAGCTAATCATTGTACCATgatgagggcggcaggtagcctagtggttagagttttgggccagtaaccgaaaggttgctagatcgaatccccgagctgacaaggtaaaaatctgtcggttttacccactgttcctaggctgtcattgtaaataagaatttgttcttaactgacttgcctagtttagaAATAGGCTTTCATAGGgccacccgagtggcgcagcgttctaaggcactgtagtgcttgaggcgtcactacagatccgggttcgatcccgggctgtgtcgcagccggccgtgactgggaaaCCCATGAGGCAACTcagaattggcccagcatcgtccgggttaggagaggccttggccggccgggatgtccttatCCCATCGCACTCTAGAGACTCCtctggcgggccgggcgcatgcacgctgacacggtcgccaggtgtacggtgtttcctccgacacattggtacggcttgcttccgggttaagcgagcagtgtgtcaagaagtagtgcggcttggcagggtcgtgtttcggagaacacatggctctcgacctttgcctctgccgagtctgtacgggagttgcagcgaagggacaagactgtaactaccaatttggatatcacaaaaattgagggggaaaaaaatacacaaaaaaacaagACATAGGCTGTCATTTCTAATACCTTATCTTATTCCCTAAATTCTCTTCTGTCACGGTCTCAGGTGAATTCTACATCTCCCGCCACTCCAACCTGTCTGAGGTCCACAT
It contains:
- the LOC111952312 gene encoding FERRY endosomal RAB5 effector complex subunit 3 isoform X1 gives rise to the protein MKKNKGKVNTTTEKEFVFQFRAGRNVCVLKVPLQFPVQENVSDLHGRLMLLHKIPCFVENELKSTLSTFIESETIQDYDREAELALRKLTTGEVDINQLTNTWAKAYSETTLEHARPEDPCWDEDFADVYHELIHSPASDTLLNLEHNYFVSVSELISERDMELKKLQERQAAEMDKVMQELGKTLTDQDVNAFASQHFDAQQVLENKWANELKQVTHIQKQEYQEWVIKLHQDMQNPNNSTINEEIKVQPSQLTVESEPGARLYEEQRQLEESFTIHLGAQLKTMHNLRLVRADVLDFCKHRRHGSSGTKLRRLQTALSLYSSSLCGLVLLVDNRVNSYSGIKRDFATVSKECTDFHFPRLEEQLEVVQQVVLYARTQRSSKHKVQPEVPKNGTNSEDKNKNLERNPSNILPGEFYISRHSNLSEVHIVFHLCVDDNVRSGNITARDPAIMGLRNILKVCCTHDVTTITIPLLLVHDMSEEMTIPWCLKRAELVFKCVKGFMMEMASWDGGXSRTVQFLVPQSISEEMFYQLSNMLPQIFRVSSTLTLTSKR
- the LOC111952312 gene encoding FERRY endosomal RAB5 effector complex subunit 3 isoform X2, with translation MKKNKGKVNTTTEKEFVFQFRAGRNVCVLKVPLQFPVQENVSDLHGRLMLLHKIPCFVENELKSTLSTFIESETIQDYDREAELALRKLTTGEVDINQLTNTWAKAYSETTLEHARPEDPCWDEDFADVYHELIHSPASDTLLNLEHNYFVSVSELISERDMELKKLQERQAAEMDKVMQELGKTLTDQDVNAFASQHFDAQQVLENKWANELKQVTHIQKQEYQEWVIKLHQDMQNPNNSTINEEIKVQPSQLTVESEPGARLYEEQRQLEESFTIHLGAQLKTMHNLRLVRADVLDFCKHRRHGSSGTKLRRLQTALSLYSSSLCGLVLLVDNRVNSYSGIKRDFATVSKECTDFHFPRLEEQLEVVQQVVLYARTQRSSKHKVQPGEFYISRHSNLSEVHIVFHLCVDDNVRSGNITARDPAIMGLRNILKVCCTHDVTTITIPLLLVHDMSEEMTIPWCLKRAELVFKCVKGFMMEMASWDGGXSRTVQFLVPQSISEEMFYQLSNMLPQIFRVSSTLTLTSKR